One genomic segment of Ignavibacteriota bacterium includes these proteins:
- a CDS encoding UMP kinase, protein MIKYKRILLKLSGESLMGNLGYGIDPNILIFFAQEVKKVRDLGVEVGIVIGGGNIYRGLNAGKQGIDRVTGDQMGMLATVINALALQNAFETSGMYTRLMTSIRMDEMAEPYIRRRAIRHLEKGRVVIFGAGTGHPYFSTDTAASLRAVEIEADVILKGTRVDGVYDSDPEKNPNASMFSEISYLEVMNKNLRVMDLTAISLCQENELPIVVFNMNKEDNLLKVVTGENLGTQVNNKN, encoded by the coding sequence ATGATAAAATATAAAAGAATTTTACTTAAACTTAGCGGCGAATCCCTTATGGGAAATTTAGGTTATGGAATTGATCCAAATATTTTAATTTTCTTTGCACAAGAAGTAAAAAAAGTAAGAGATCTTGGAGTTGAAGTAGGAATTGTAATTGGCGGCGGAAATATTTACAGAGGATTAAATGCCGGTAAACAAGGAATTGATAGAGTAACCGGCGATCAAATGGGAATGCTCGCAACTGTAATTAATGCACTTGCTTTGCAAAATGCATTTGAAACTTCCGGAATGTACACGCGATTAATGACTTCAATTAGAATGGATGAAATGGCTGAACCTTATATTAGAAGACGAGCAATCCGCCATTTAGAAAAAGGAAGAGTAGTAATTTTTGGAGCCGGGACCGGACATCCATATTTTAGCACAGATACTGCGGCATCTTTGCGTGCGGTAGAAATTGAAGCCGATGTAATTTTAAAGGGAACCAGAGTTGACGGAGTTTATGACTCAGATCCAGAAAAAAATCCTAATGCTTCAATGTTTTCGGAAATTTCTTATCTTGAGGTTATGAATAAAAATCTTCGTGTAATGGATTTAACAGCAATAAGTTTATGTCAAGAAAATGAACTTCCGATTGTTGTATTTAATATGAACAAGGAAGATAATTTATTAAAAGTTGTTACTGGCGAAAATCTTGGTACACAAGTCAATAATAAAAATTAG